A region from the Tachyglossus aculeatus isolate mTacAcu1 chromosome 5, mTacAcu1.pri, whole genome shotgun sequence genome encodes:
- the LRRTM4 gene encoding leucine-rich repeat transmembrane neuronal protein 4 isoform X3 — MPGFHSIKQLQGMSVLSVLLLTAQSAMLAGAQRACPKNCRCDGKIVYCESHAFADIPQNVSGGSQGLSLRFNSLQKLRPRQFAGLNQLVWLYLDHNYIGSVDEEAFQGIRRLKELILSSNKITHLPNRTFHPVPNLRNLDLSYNKLQALQPDQFKGLRKLIILHLRSNSLKTVPIRVFQDCRNLDFLDLGYNRLRSLARNAFAGLLKLKELHLEHNQFSKVNFAHFPRLFNLRSIYLQWNRIRSISQGLTWTWTSLHNLDLAGNDIQGIEPGTFRSLPNLQKLNLDSNKLTNVSQETVDAWISLVSITLSGNMWECGQSICPLFSWLKSFKGNKESTMICAGPKQIQGERVSDAVETYNICARGRVPVTERPPPAVRTPRGPPPPPEPRPTGPGSEGPATTSGPTPAFPTPGLEQEYEHVSFHKIIAGSVALFLSVAMILLVIYVSWKRYPASMKQQLQQHSLMKRRRKKARESERQMNSPLQEYYVDYKPTNSETVDVSVNGSGPCTYTISGSRECEV, encoded by the exons ATGCCAG GTTTCCATTCAATTAAGCAGCTGCAAGGCATGAGCGTGCTGTCCGTTCTCCTCCTCACAGCCCAGTCCGCCATGTTGGCCGGGGCCCAGCGAGCCTGCCCGAAGAACTGCAGGTGCGATGGGAAGATCGTGTACTGCGAGTCCCACGCCTTCGCCGACATCCCCCAGAACGTGTCGGGCGGGTCGCAGGGCCTCTCCCTGCGGTTCAACAGCCTGCAGAAGCTGCGGCCGCGCCAGTTCGCCGGCCTGAACCAGCTGGTCTGGCTCTACCTGGACCACAACTACATCGGCTCCGTGGACGAGGAGGCCTTCCAGGGGATCCGGCGGCTGAAGGAGCTCATCCTCAGCTCCAACAAGATCACCCACCTGCCCAACCGCACCTTCCACCCCGTGCCTAACCTACGCAACCTCGACCTGTCCTACAACAAGCTGCAGGCCCTGCAGCCCGACCAGTTCAAGGGCCTGCGCAAGCTGATCATCCTGCACCTGCGGTCCAACTCGCTGAAGACGGTGCCCATCCGCGTCTTCCAAGACTGCCGCAACCTCGACTTCCTGGATCTGGGCTACAACCGGCTGAGGAGCCTGGCCCGCAACGCCTTCGCGGGCCTCCTGAAGCTCAAGGAGCTGCACCTGGAGCACAACCAGTTCTCCAAAGTCAACTTCGCCCACTTCCCGCGCCTCTTCAACCTCCGCTCCATCTACCTGCAGTGGAACCGCATCCGTTCCATCAGCCAGGGCCTCACGTGGACCTGGACTTCTTTGCACAACCTCGACCTGGCGGGCAACGACATCCAAGGCATCGAGCCGGGCACCTTCCGGAGCCTGCCCAACCTGCAGAAGCTCAACCTGGACTCCAACAAGCTGACCAACGTCTCCCAGGAGACGGTGGACGCCTGGATCTCTCTGGTGTCCATCACCCTGTCGGGGAACATGTGGGAGTGTGGTCAGAGCATCTGCCCACTCTTTTCCTGGCTGAAGAGCTTCAAGGGGAACAAGGAGAGTACCATGATCTGCGCCGGCCCCAAGCAGATCCAGGGCGAGAGGGTCAGCGACGCCGTGGAGACGTACAACATCTGCGCCCGGGGCCGGGTGCCGGTCACCGAGCGGCCGCCCCCGGCGGTCCGGACCCCCCggggcccgcccccacccccagagccccGGCCCACAGGCCCCGGGTCGGAGGGCCCCGCCACCACCTCCGGCCCCACCCCGGCCTTCCCCACACCGGGCCTGGAGCAAGAATACGAGCACGTGTCCTTCCACAAGATCATCGCCGGCAGCGTGGCCCTCTTCCTGTCCGTGGCCATGATCCTCCTCGTCATCTACGTCTCCTGGAAGCGCTACCCGGCCAGCATGAAGCAGCAGCTCCAACAGCACTCGCTCATGAAGAGGAGGCGGAAAAAGGCGCGGGAGTCCGAGCGGCAGATGAACTCCCCCTTGCAGGAGTACTATGTGGACTACAAACCGACAAACTCTGAGACCGTGGACGTATCGGTCAATGGATCTGGGCCCTGCACATACACCATTTCTGGCTCCAGAGAATGTGAGGTATGA